One Archangium lipolyticum DNA segment encodes these proteins:
- the ftsE gene encoding cell division ATP-binding protein FtsE, whose product MIQMFHVYKAYPGDPPVLSDINLHVQKGEFVFLTGPSGAGKTTLMKLIFCAEKATKGQVLVGGRNIARIRESAIPYLRRNIGVVFQDFKLLPHRTVADNVAFALDVLGVPRAQARERVERMLKLVGLRHKADSMPLKLSGGEQQRVVIARALVNDPTILLADEPTGNLDPALTLEIMDLLMDVNVRGTTVMVATHDTSLITRYQKRTLRLEGGFIVSDEDGVKAARRMAAG is encoded by the coding sequence ATGATCCAGATGTTCCACGTCTACAAGGCGTATCCCGGGGACCCGCCGGTCCTCTCGGACATCAACCTCCACGTGCAGAAGGGCGAGTTCGTCTTCCTCACGGGGCCCTCGGGCGCCGGGAAGACGACGCTCATGAAGCTCATCTTCTGCGCGGAGAAAGCCACCAAGGGGCAGGTGCTCGTGGGCGGGCGCAACATCGCGCGCATCCGCGAGTCGGCCATCCCCTACCTGCGGCGCAACATCGGCGTGGTGTTCCAGGACTTCAAGCTGCTGCCGCACCGGACGGTGGCCGACAACGTGGCCTTCGCCCTGGACGTGCTGGGCGTGCCCCGGGCCCAGGCGCGCGAGCGCGTGGAGCGGATGCTCAAGCTGGTGGGCCTGCGGCACAAGGCGGACTCGATGCCGCTGAAGCTCTCCGGTGGTGAGCAGCAGCGCGTGGTCATCGCCCGGGCGCTCGTCAACGATCCCACCATCCTCCTGGCCGACGAGCCCACCGGCAACCTGGACCCGGCGCTCACGCTGGAGATCATGGACCTGCTCATGGACGTGAACGTGCGGGGCACCACGGTGATGGTGGCCACCCACGACACGAGCCTCATCACCCGCTACCAGAAGCGCACGCTGCGGCTGGAAGGGGGCTTCATCGTGTCGGACGAGGATGGCGTGAAGGCCGCCCGGAGGATGGCGGCGGGATGA